In the Necator americanus strain Aroian chromosome X, whole genome shotgun sequence genome, GATGgagcgggtttcaggtggtttatgcctatacggggctgtagattatgggaaggagggtgatgCCATCCATTCTtcttaactgccgtaaaaatggcccggaagatgcgacgcgtgcacaaagctggcgcgctccaaccgaactcttTCTAGAAAATGCGCCCCgggacgcccgaagccgtatcttcccggcagtttttacggcaattaggaagaaatggacggaatcatctctttctccttaatctacgatcccgtatacgaacaccccacctgaaacccgcacctccccaaattcgtggggtggtgcctttaaatgctTCTTGTAAATCCAGACAattcagaatgtttttttcaaagatagaAAATATAGTGTTACTTACGCAATCCAACTCGCGAGGTATGTTGGAAATAGTAACAAATAACTAGCGAACCACTAACCTTCCTGAGGGTTGTCGAGCATAAAATCGCAGTATCTTACGAAGTTTGTTGGGTGCAAGAACATGCACAACTGGCACTCCCAGTAAAAGTAGACGGGTTTTCCAAGTGTCAAGgagatcctgaaaaaaaaaaagattcgcaCATTTGAACTGGATGATTCCTCTATGCATTCATTTCTTAAGATCCCTCTGATACCGGTCGTCCAACTAAAGTGATGCAATAGCCCTTGAAAAACGTGAGGAAATGCAAGGTTCAAAGTTTGAGATAAACAGTTTAAGAAAGAGAATATTTATGGTATCAGACTAGTACGTAAAAGACGGCGTGAAAGATTCGAAACAGCAGAAGTTCGAAGCGAAATTCCATGACAAAAAAAGCGGCGAATGAATGCAGCTGGTGATCTAGTGATGATCGAAGGATGGAATGTATTGGCGAGCGAACGGAACTACGAATCAAAATAGATTGTTCGCTTCAACATACAAGCGCTCGCCAAGATAAGCCTCACAAAGTGGCAAACGCGAGCCGGTCTCAGTTGCCCTGACAatcaataatgaaaaaaggaggCCCGTTTCGAATGGGAAAACTAGGTCAGCGGCAACATCTAGCCCAAGAACATAAAGAAACCGGACTCAGCGCCCGCGAATCTACAAACAACATCGTGAACGGCGAAACACGAAGGCGTAACGCAGTGCCCAGCAACCGTTTACAGTCACAGATAAGCGCGATCACGGCTCAGACAAACAACACTGGAGAGTGGACGACCACCAACACAAGCACGGATCCGTCCACCCTATGCAGGAGAGAAAGGGGGAAACGGCACCGTTATGGGCCTCCACAGCCGTCTGAGCGCCACCCGAACGTCCGCCCTTTTCGTTGTCTACGTCCCTAACTCCTGCTCGTCGTGGTCTCTCGTGGATACACGCTCTCTCGCCGCGCACAACCGGTCCACCCACGACTATCGACTGGACTTCGGGCGATGCTGATGTGTCTGCGCTCTGCCGCTCGCTGACTGTTGGCTCGCTGATCAATCTCAATCAATTTCGAGCTGCAAGTTCGGCTTGGGTTCCTCAGGATGTAGGGATGGCTGGTGGTTGAGGAGGTCGTTGGCCAGTTGTCCGCCTTCGCCACTTGCGTCCGTACTGAGGCGCTTTGCGCTGTTTGCAGTCCTTGGATGCGTGACACGACATCGTCGTGAGTCATTTGTTAAACACCGTCGGCGATTACGTTGAAACATTCCAAATGAAACGGTAGGAGCATTCTGTCGCTCATTAAGCTCATTATGCTAAGATCACAGAAGAGCGGGCACGAAATTCTGTCGCGAACGTCCTTACGCTAAGCTTCATACGGGAATGGCCTCATCCTGGATCTGAATACGAACACTATCGATCGATTCGCTGATAAGCGCTCTGAGAAGGGGTGGCGGATCATGCTACGCTGGCATTTCGTGCACGGTCTGTGCTGCGATAAATTAATCAGTAACagcaaacaacaaataacaattAGAGGTGCTATGTGGAGTTTTCCCCAATTCTTCGCTTCTCATCGAtccatttctctctttttctcccgGGAAACTAATGATATTCCCAAAACACAGGCGAAAAGTGCGGATTTGAACTGTCATTCGATGCCTATCGATGTCAATATTGCTTGTTTTAAATGGTTTCTTGTGCAGAGAAGTGGTGACAGTGACGCTAGGAGTCATAAAGGACTACCAGTCACCCTGTAATACTGTAATCTATCAGGCAGGAACCCTGAACAGCATGTTATGTCATGACCCTTATTCTGAGGATATACGGTTGGGTATGCGGATATTCTTTGGTACTGAATTCTGGTGGGTACAGGATCTTCTCAGCATAGAGAAAATACGGAATCATGTCCTAAGCTTTAAAAAGTATAAGCTGGTAACGGCACAGTGACTAACATGAGAGTTGTCTTTCAAAAGCAATGGATGATCTTCCTGTAAGGGTTGCACGAAGGTACTGCCAGGAAAGGTCAGACGGAACTGCCCATAGTTTGTTCAAAAGGACCTAAGGAGTTGTACAACTGCATAATATCGCGTTCGAAATGGCGGAGACACATGAAGAAGTTCAAGCCAGCACCCGATGTTGAGCTTGCGACGTTTTCCATCAcaaacgcaaccgcttacagAATTGCATCACAAGTCTGGCTGCTCTGACCAATGGTACGAGTTACAGAACCATGAGTCAGGTTGTTTTAACCCCATTGTGCTATGGTTGTGAAGAAACTGTGCAGAAAGCAAGAATACGCGATAATCTGAGTGGACTGCAGTCGACACGGTCCACCGAGGTCAGTGTGACGCGTTTTTCGTAGCGTTATACATGAACTTGCACCTGTAACTTGTATTAAAAGTATTTGAGACCGAAATGTGGTTGCATAAACAGAGCGGAGAAAACCACTGTACATGGATTTTCGCATTCCGTTTTTCTGGGTAGACACCTTCATCTTTCTAAATATTGGTGAAAGACCACCGCTTCACTTAACTGTTTCCTGTTAGAGATCAAAATAAGGGACCAGATTTTCGAACTGCAAGTGGTAACAGTGTATGTGAAATGGCAGTTGTATTTCTCCACTAGAACTGAGACCAACATTGTTGCTAGAATCAACTGTGCACTGATTTACCGTTCATTTCATTCACTGATGATGGGACCGGGAGCGAAACAGTTCGAAAGTTCTTGACGGTTTCACACGGCGATTTTCTTAGcttctttacttttcacttttttcagtgcGGAGAAATCTTAAATGACAGCAATACAATTGCACATAGGTTCTTAGCATGGTCTAACGGTTAGAAGTCTTGGTAAATTCCCAAGAGGTGTAACACCTGATTTCTGGTGATTTGTTCGGGTTTAAACACAGGTGATTTTCTCCAACCTGATCTGTACAATGCAAAATGTTCGTGTTCGGGCAAACGAGCTACAGAAAGTCTGGGACCACCACTTTCTTTAATTTCCAAGCACTTTTCTACAGTTTGTGAGTCAACTGAAATTGATACACTACACAGAGGACTGTAAATTGCTGCCAATTGCCACTGCCCTAGAACTGCACTTCTAAAATGCATGCTTTGAATTAGGTTGAGGTGCAGCCCTGTAACAGAAACCCAGGATTCGATGTAACACAAAGCCTCCACTGTTCTTTCTATCCTCTCAAAAATTAATGCTGCTtcggagtcaaaacgacctgaatccTGCGGTAAATTAAGTAAGCGGCTGCGAGTGGCACAGCGGGACCATTTCCTACCTCTGCACTCCGATTGGAGTTAGCGAAGGTCTCACATCGATCGTAACCACTTCCgttgcaccaagcttcaggtcgttttgacacgattGCATACCTAAGTACTTCTACATTgtcacaaacattttttttaatacaaagAGAAATACAGAATTCGAAGCAATGTACATACAGTAAAAACGGGAACATCTGCTTGATATCCTCACCGAATTGGGAATACATAATGATTCATGTGACAATCACATCTATGTAAATCACTACAATTTCGACAGCTGTAGTCTATATGGGGACAGTCTACTAAGAACGCCAcctagttaaaggcatcaccccaggaatctgaggtagtacggatttcaggtggagtatccgtatacgggatcgtagattatggagaagtgggtgattccgtccatttcttgctaattggcgtaaaaaaacgtcccggaagatgcggcgtgtgcacacggctggcgcgctccaatcgaactccttgtggaaaatagcgcgaaggaacgctcgaagccgtatcttccgggccgttttttacggcaactagcaagaaatggacagaatcactcaCCTCTACAtcatctacgatcccgtatacgagcactccacctgaaatccgtaccacctcagattcgtggggtgatgcctttaagtgtgccaaactgtttttatttaacttatttatttgtgccTCCATAGAATCCCTAATACTCTCTTTCTCGacatatcatgctatataataacgggcctattctgtcacgtatttgtgtgtgtgtgtgtgtgtgtgtgtgtttgtttgtttgtttgtttgttaccgttaccgttaccgttaccgttaccgttaccgttaccgttaccgttaccgttaccgttaccgttaccgttaccgttaccgttaccgttaccgttaccgttaccgttaccgttaccgttaccgttaccgttaccgttaccgttaccgttaccgttaccgttaccgttaccgttaccgttaccgttaccgttaccgttaccgttaccgttaccgttaccgttaccgttaccgttaccgttaccgttaccgttaccgttaccgttaccgttaccgttaccgttaccgttaccgttaccgttaccgttaccgttaccgttaccgttaccgttaccgttaccgttaccgttaccgttaccgttaccgttaccgttaccgttaccgttaccgttaccgttaccgttaccgttaccgttaccgttaccgttaccgttaccgttaccgttaccgttaccgttaccgttacctgatcagtgaaggcggaCGAGGAGTGCACCTAAAGAAGTATGGACGTTCATACACGCACACACTACACAGGAACCTCCAACATCATTCTCAAACCATTCGCTGTTGAATGATAGaattaatcttcttttttgcgcGTCACACATCAGAGATAATAATGCACTATTAGTGTGAGCTAAAATTGATTAGAACTTTTGATTTTGTCAACTCATTCCTCCTTTTTGTGTGGTTGACGCCTGTTATTTAGTGCCCTTATCGTACTTTTTCCGTATACAGGAAACGGTGCGAGAAGCCACGGCAGGAAGCCGACCTGACGCGTTTGATTGACGTCctcatttatgaaaaaaaagtcttcctTACTGGCTTAGAGTgtcattatgttttttttatggcgaTCGTTAATGGCTTTTTCAGCGCTTTCAAGGGGAAAGAGAGTTCTTCTACATCGTCACtggaaacgaatgaatgagagGGGCCTTAGAAGTAATCTTCGATATTGGACGTGCATAGTACTCTTGTCTCAGGGATTTGGAAAAAGCCTTAGTTTAAAAGATTCGCTAGCGGAGAAAACCAGCCTGATATATGAAATAGAATTGCCTATCTCGGAAATCTTGCTCGGAAAACCAGTGAGTCCGGATCAGCCTTCAGAAGCTGCAACGGAGCGGGGAAGGTTTGAGCGTCTGGTGATGTTATTAGTTTGGTAGAATTCTGAGGGTCTTACACACTTGATAGTTCCTTACTGGTTTTGCTGAGTTTCACCTTCAACAGTTCCAGATGATGTATAGGAAGTTTGCAAGTATACAGCCGCAGTCAGCTGAATGAAGGTGTTAGTGAAGCAGAAAAACATCATCCATGAGTTACTCAGAGAGTCAATCGAATTACCCCATCCTACTCATTCTGACCTTGCTACCTTAGACGACCACCTATTCCGCTTTTCTGgcggatttttttcactacgcGAAATAATTAGAAACAGTGACGAAATTATCCTGAAGACACGAAGGAATAAGAAGCGCTATAAATCTTTTTGCTGTTATCTTCACAAGTCTTAGCAGTTTTTCGTCTAGCCGTAAGGTGGAATTGTAGTTTGTGGCATACCGTTAGCAATCGATCCTTTAGCGAAATTGATAGGGAAGGAGTCGTCTTGAAACATTATCAAACGTTTCAATGCATCATAACCACAGAACTCAGTTGTGCAGAATATGTTTTGTATTTTAGCTCACACTTACATAGTTGCAACGGTGCGATTGATATTCCTGGATGACTGCCACGCGCTACCTCCATCCAACCATAATAATTGAAGCTTGAAGACAGGCTTGTCACGAAATAAACGATATTGGGACCTCTCCATGAATAGATTTCGGTAGAAGTATAGTTTACAAGCATCACCGTGATCATGCTCTTTCTCACGTAATAATCCTAGACAAAAGCGTGCGAAACAAGCTTGCTTGGTCCTTTCTTCCCAACGAAGCAACCTATTACGAGTAATAAAATGGTGGAGCTTTTGCTGTTTATTTCAGTTAAGCTGTTAGACTACGGATGTTGGATAACGACGGAGTTGTCCGTGCTCTGctgcgtaataagttgtattgTTTGGGAGGGGGGTCACACAGAGCTGATTCATTCGCCTCTTTTCTGGATGTGGAAAATTGGGCGTAATGACGTTCATAGTCGTGAGCTACACTCCAACACCCTCTATTCTCGGAAAGATTCcaacatcaatttcgtgatgcgctgctgTTAAGATTTTTATCGCTGTTAAGGTCCCTTCCCTTTAAAGCTATTAcgaatcacaagaaaaaaactagccACGTGGTAGCATGAAACCCATCATTAGAACAAAATTATTCTCAGCTTCGTATCGATTCCCAACAACAGTGACGAAACGTCAGAATTAGCCAATATTGTGGTTGAAAAGGCTTGTGGATCGCAAAAAAGTATAgtatttggatttttcaagCGTTTTCACTAACGTGTATACAAAGAAACTTCgccaatgaaaaagaaatgtgtcGCTTGCGTTAGGACGCTTAAGATT is a window encoding:
- a CDS encoding hypothetical protein (NECATOR_CHRX.G26577.T1) gives rise to the protein MFQDDSFPINFAKGSIANGNGNGNGNGNGNGNGNGNGNGNGNGNGNGNGNGNGNGNGNGNGNGNGNGNGNGNGNGNGNGNGNGNGNGNGNGNGNGNGNGNGNGNGNGNGNGNGNGNGNGNGNGNGNGNGNGNGNGNGNGNGNGNGNGNGNGNGNGNGNGNGNGNGNGNGNGNGMQSCQNDLKLGATEVVTIDVRPSLTPIGVQRISLTLGKPVYFYWECQLCMFLHPTNFVRYCDFMLDNPQEGRLSRKRKKLKTSESLASFFPDAILCDTEIVCNLHRDILFQDCSNYYERQLAHNGSQCQPCCNRSILPLQNAEIACKGRGERQRNQNCCCEYV